From Staphylococcus delphini, one genomic window encodes:
- a CDS encoding zinc metallopeptidase — protein MSIMSLIIYFIILMILPMYAQHQVKSNYEKYAQVRSTSGKTGREVALEILHANGIYDVEVKEGQGFLTDHYDPKNKVVVLSPSNYNKPSVAGTAIAAHEVGHAIQHYEGYFFLRFRSALVPVANIGSSMSYIFIMAGIIMTSLHMAIGSTALWIGIFLMAFAVLFSIVTLPVEFDASKRAMNQIQKMHIVNEKEYKHAGRVLRAAAMTYVAATAVAVAELVRLILIARSADQ, from the coding sequence ATGTCCATCATGTCTTTAATTATTTATTTTATTATACTTATGATCCTCCCAATGTATGCACAACACCAAGTTAAATCTAACTATGAAAAATATGCTCAAGTTAGATCAACAAGTGGCAAGACGGGACGAGAAGTAGCATTAGAAATTTTACACGCAAATGGCATTTATGATGTCGAAGTTAAAGAAGGTCAAGGCTTTTTAACAGACCATTACGATCCGAAAAACAAAGTCGTCGTATTGTCACCTTCAAACTACAACAAACCAAGTGTTGCCGGAACTGCAATTGCCGCTCACGAAGTTGGTCATGCAATTCAGCATTACGAAGGTTATTTCTTTTTACGTTTCCGAAGTGCATTAGTACCTGTTGCAAACATCGGTAGTTCGATGTCATATATTTTCATTATGGCTGGGATTATCATGACATCATTACACATGGCGATTGGTTCAACAGCGTTATGGATTGGTATTTTCTTAATGGCATTCGCTGTATTGTTCTCCATTGTGACGTTGCCTGTCGAATTTGACGCGAGTAAACGTGCAATGAATCAAATTCAAAAAATGCATATCGTGAATGAAAAAGAATATAAACATGCTGGTCGCGTATTAAGAGCAGCAGCGATGACTTATGTTGCAGCGACAGCCGTTGCAGTTGCTGAGCTCGTTCGTTTAATTTTAATCGCACGTTCAGCAGATCAATAA
- a CDS encoding DnaD domain-containing protein: MNQRELQIRPVVIRYELLEHYQELGLNENDLVILIKILYAYEASNEQPSIDMLKKGTTMQSSEVTAIIQKLIQLGLLAMRVEKNNEGKFTEYINLDGFYEQLASIFKQIEQSKETISEEEAFKMVFKKIETAFGRALSPLEIEHLNQWIDVDHYAVELIDAAIDEALAHQKTSLKYIDRILLNWQKNNVTTVKDAQPIRAKFKKQPQQPSQKTEHIPKFNWLKGENPFDK, translated from the coding sequence ATGAACCAACGAGAACTGCAAATACGTCCTGTAGTGATTCGCTATGAATTGCTTGAGCATTATCAAGAGTTAGGCCTTAACGAAAATGATTTAGTGATTTTAATTAAAATTTTATATGCTTATGAAGCTTCGAATGAGCAGCCTTCTATTGATATGTTGAAAAAGGGGACAACGATGCAATCATCAGAAGTGACCGCGATTATACAAAAATTGATACAACTCGGTTTATTAGCGATGCGCGTCGAAAAAAATAATGAGGGTAAATTCACTGAATATATAAATCTTGATGGCTTTTACGAACAATTGGCTTCAATTTTTAAACAAATCGAGCAATCCAAAGAAACGATATCTGAAGAAGAAGCATTTAAAATGGTGTTCAAAAAAATCGAGACTGCGTTTGGACGGGCATTGTCACCATTAGAAATTGAACATCTTAACCAATGGATTGATGTCGATCATTATGCCGTTGAATTGATTGATGCGGCGATTGATGAAGCGTTGGCACATCAAAAAACATCACTTAAATATATTGATCGCATTTTACTCAATTGGCAAAAAAATAATGTCACAACAGTGAAAGACGCACAACCCATACGGGCAAAATTTAAAAAACAACCTCAGCAACCTTCTCAAAAAACAGAACACATTCCGAAATTTAATTGGCTGAAAGGAGAGAATCCTTTTGATAAGTAA
- the asnS gene encoding asparagine--tRNA ligase — MKTTIKEAKNKIGQEVTIGAWLANKRSSGKIAFLQLRDGTGFMQGVVVKADVDEEIFQRAKSLTQETSLYVTGEITEDNRSDLGYEMQVKHIEVIHEAHDYPITPKNHGTEFLMDHRHLWLRSKKQHAVMKIRNEIIRATYEFFNENGFTKIDPPILTASAPEGTSELFHTKYFDEDAFLSQSGQLYMEAAAMAYGKVFSFGPTFRAEKSKTRRHLIEFWMIEPEMAFTTHEESLEVQEAYVSYVVQAVLKNCQIELKLLERDTSKLEKVQAPFPRISYDDAIKFLHEAGFDDIEWGDDFGAPHETAIANHYDLPVFIVNYPTKIKPFYMQPNPENDDTVLCADLIAPEGYGEIIGGSERINDLELLEQRIDEHQLDTESYQYYLDLRKYGSVPHSGFGLGLERTVAWIAGVEHVRETSPFPRLLNRLYP, encoded by the coding sequence ATGAAAACAACGATTAAAGAAGCAAAGAATAAAATTGGCCAAGAAGTTACGATTGGTGCTTGGCTAGCGAATAAACGTTCAAGTGGTAAAATCGCATTCTTACAATTGCGTGACGGTACAGGATTTATGCAAGGTGTTGTCGTTAAAGCAGATGTTGATGAGGAAATCTTTCAACGTGCGAAATCATTAACACAAGAAACATCATTGTATGTGACTGGTGAAATTACTGAAGACAACCGCTCAGACTTAGGTTATGAGATGCAAGTCAAACATATTGAAGTGATTCACGAAGCACATGACTATCCGATTACACCTAAAAATCATGGTACTGAATTTTTAATGGACCACCGCCATTTATGGTTACGTTCTAAAAAACAACATGCTGTGATGAAAATTCGTAACGAAATCATCCGTGCAACATATGAGTTCTTTAATGAAAATGGCTTCACGAAAATTGATCCACCGATTTTAACAGCAAGTGCACCAGAAGGCACAAGTGAATTGTTCCATACGAAATACTTTGATGAAGATGCCTTCTTATCACAAAGTGGACAACTTTACATGGAAGCTGCGGCAATGGCATACGGAAAAGTATTTTCATTTGGTCCAACATTCCGTGCCGAAAAATCAAAAACACGTCGCCATTTAATTGAATTCTGGATGATTGAACCTGAAATGGCATTTACAACACATGAAGAGAGTTTAGAAGTACAAGAGGCGTATGTTTCATATGTCGTACAAGCTGTGCTTAAAAACTGTCAAATTGAACTTAAATTATTGGAACGCGACACATCAAAATTAGAAAAAGTACAAGCGCCATTTCCACGTATTTCTTATGATGATGCGATTAAGTTTTTACATGAAGCAGGTTTTGACGATATTGAATGGGGCGATGACTTCGGCGCACCACACGAAACAGCGATTGCCAACCATTACGACTTGCCTGTATTCATTGTGAACTATCCAACAAAAATTAAACCATTCTACATGCAACCAAATCCAGAAAATGATGACACAGTGCTTTGTGCGGATTTAATTGCACCTGAAGGCTATGGCGAAATTATCGGTGGCTCTGAGCGTATTAACGACCTCGAGTTGTTAGAACAACGTATCGATGAACATCAACTTGATACAGAAAGCTATCAATATTACTTAGATTTACGTAAATATGGTAGTGTACCGCACAGTGGTTTTGGTTTAGGCTTAGAACGTACTGTGGCATGGATTGCTGGTGTGGAACACGTGCGTGAAACATCACCATTCCCACGCTTGTTAAATCGTTTGTATCCATAA
- a CDS encoding nucleotide pyrophosphohydrolase produces the protein MNRSLSDMQKEVDTYISQFKTGYFSPLANLARLTEEVGELAREINHYHGEKKKKASEAENTIEAELGDNLFVLLCLANSLDIDMTESFNQTMEKFNKRDKNRFERKT, from the coding sequence ATGAATCGATCACTCTCCGATATGCAAAAAGAAGTCGATACATACATTTCACAGTTTAAAACAGGTTATTTTTCTCCACTTGCAAATCTTGCCCGCTTAACAGAAGAAGTGGGTGAATTGGCACGTGAAATCAATCACTATCATGGAGAGAAAAAGAAGAAAGCGAGTGAGGCTGAAAATACCATCGAAGCCGAACTAGGTGACAATCTTTTTGTTCTCCTCTGTCTCGCAAACTCGCTCGATATCGATATGACAGAAAGCTTTAACCAAACGATGGAAAAATTCAACAAACGTGATAAAAATCGTTTTGAAAGAAAGACATAA
- the bshA gene encoding N-acetyl-alpha-D-glucosaminyl L-malate synthase BshA, with translation MKIGITCYPSVGGSGIIATELGILMAERGHEVHFITSNMPFRLNKPVPNITFHQVDVNQYAVFQYPPYDISLSTKIANVINEYDLDVLHMHYAIPHAICGILARQMSGKDIKIMTTLHGTDITVLGYDHSLRNAIKFGIEQSDIVTSVSESLKAETNEIIAPQKEIVPIYNFVRESEFPTGYNTGLKESYGIAQDEKVFIHVSNFRKVKRIDTIIDTFALVRKHIKSKLLLIGDGPELQDMRMKVREMDLSEDVLFLGKQDCMSNFYQMSDIVLLMSEKESFGLTLLEAMKTGVVPIGTRAGGIQEVIQHRETGFLVDIGDSQTAADYALKLLTDDALYQSLRDNMLHDITKRFDSQIIADQYEHYYKKMIGEL, from the coding sequence ATGAAGATTGGCATTACTTGTTATCCCTCAGTGGGTGGTTCAGGGATCATCGCAACAGAACTCGGTATTTTAATGGCTGAACGTGGGCATGAAGTGCACTTTATTACTTCAAATATGCCATTTCGCTTAAACAAACCGGTACCTAACATTACTTTTCATCAAGTTGACGTAAATCAATATGCTGTGTTCCAATATCCACCTTATGATATTTCGTTAAGTACAAAAATCGCAAATGTCATTAATGAATATGACTTAGATGTGCTCCATATGCATTACGCGATTCCACATGCGATTTGTGGGATTTTAGCGCGACAAATGTCTGGCAAAGATATTAAAATTATGACGACTTTGCATGGTACAGATATTACAGTTCTCGGCTATGACCATTCATTGAGAAATGCGATTAAATTCGGCATCGAACAAAGTGATATTGTTACGAGTGTGAGTGAATCATTAAAAGCCGAAACGAATGAGATTATTGCACCTCAAAAAGAGATTGTACCGATTTATAATTTTGTAAGAGAGTCTGAATTTCCGACGGGTTATAATACCGGTTTAAAAGAAAGTTATGGCATTGCTCAAGACGAAAAAGTATTTATTCATGTGTCGAATTTCCGTAAAGTCAAACGGATTGATACGATTATTGATACATTTGCACTCGTTCGCAAACACATTAAATCCAAATTGTTGCTCATTGGCGATGGCCCTGAATTGCAAGATATGCGAATGAAAGTCCGCGAAATGGATCTTTCCGAAGATGTACTCTTTTTAGGTAAGCAAGATTGTATGAGTAATTTTTACCAAATGTCAGATATTGTGTTATTAATGAGTGAAAAAGAAAGCTTTGGTCTTACCTTGTTAGAAGCAATGAAAACAGGCGTTGTTCCTATTGGTACACGTGCAGGCGGCATTCAAGAAGTCATCCAACATCGTGAAACAGGCTTTTTAGTGGATATCGGCGACAGTCAAACCGCAGCTGACTATGCGCTAAAATTACTGACAGATGATGCATTATATCAATCGTTGCGTGATAATATGTTACACGATATTACAAAACGGTTCGATTCACAAATTATCGCTGACCAGTATGAACATTATTATAAAAAGATGATAGGGGAATTGTAA
- a CDS encoding biotin--[acetyl-CoA-carboxylase] ligase, whose protein sequence is MSKYLDQILELLTDARPDYISGQTIAEQLNISRMTVKKTVDQLKAEGFSIDSIHNKGHQLKALPQSWHKGILTSIFKHQSFIAQFQTYPSVDSTQQVAKKAILNDDRTMLILSDEQTAGKGRFKRVWQSSKGKGLWMSLVLRPDIPFSMLTTFNLFMSLAISEAIQSFSPAKVEIKWPNDIYIEGQKVCGFLTEMVANADGIEAVICGIGINLNHDVADFDDALQQTATSVKLHYGKNINCYDFLEQLMQRIEVRYQQFLTEPFTTIKDEYIQRSNIWNKQLRFTEGKQQFYGKVMEIDDQGFLLVVDRDGDFHRLMSADIDF, encoded by the coding sequence ATGTCAAAATATCTTGATCAAATATTAGAATTATTAACAGATGCAAGACCCGACTATATTTCGGGGCAGACGATTGCAGAACAGCTCAATATTTCACGGATGACGGTCAAAAAAACAGTTGATCAACTTAAAGCAGAGGGATTTTCAATTGATTCAATCCACAATAAAGGGCATCAATTGAAAGCTTTGCCACAATCATGGCATAAAGGAATATTGACCTCAATTTTTAAACATCAATCCTTTATCGCTCAATTTCAAACATATCCATCCGTAGACTCTACACAACAAGTCGCTAAAAAGGCAATTTTAAACGATGACCGTACTATGCTCATTTTAAGCGATGAACAGACTGCAGGAAAAGGGCGTTTCAAACGTGTTTGGCAATCATCAAAAGGGAAAGGTTTATGGATGTCACTCGTTTTAAGACCAGACATTCCTTTTTCAATGCTGACGACGTTTAATTTATTTATGTCATTAGCCATCAGTGAAGCGATTCAGTCATTTAGTCCAGCAAAAGTTGAAATTAAATGGCCGAATGATATTTACATAGAAGGTCAAAAAGTATGCGGGTTTCTGACGGAAATGGTAGCAAATGCAGATGGGATTGAGGCAGTCATTTGTGGTATTGGCATTAATTTAAATCATGACGTTGCAGATTTTGACGACGCATTACAACAAACTGCAACGAGTGTCAAATTACATTATGGAAAAAATATCAACTGCTATGACTTTTTAGAACAATTGATGCAACGTATTGAAGTACGTTATCAACAATTTTTGACTGAACCTTTTACAACCATTAAAGATGAATATATTCAGCGCTCAAACATTTGGAATAAGCAATTACGTTTTACAGAAGGCAAACAACAATTTTATGGTAAAGTAATGGAAATTGATGACCAAGGCTTTTTACTTGTCGTTGATCGTGATGGTGATTTCCACCGTTTAATGAGTGCAGATATTGATTTTTAA
- a CDS encoding CCA tRNA nucleotidyltransferase, which yields MNQSQFELAKPILERLIQHGYEAYFVGGSVRDFIMNRPIHDVDITTNATPDEIEALFEHTIPIGKEHGTINVVWEHENYEVTTFRAEAEYVDHRRPTEVYFVRDLYQDVERRDFTMNAIAMDINYERIDHFDGERDIEQRIIRTVGDAKTRFDEDALRILRGLRFKSQLGFTIDKTTFEAMAQQMADLEYLSIERIMNELTLLVKGRYVAETFPKLEPLHLWRYIPYFKDVDVAAIKLNAPVDIESFLAILSYRTNYQAFKPLKLSNAQVRIIQTLISAIQRAQTIDTKVQLQQFVYDFGIEVALTINELRPILEDNQIDLPSPIIFNSASLQAVWEDLPIQSREDLAIDGKWLMQAFQLKGGPWIKDVLRQAEHAVIQREVNNQTEAIIEWVRTHVKIS from the coding sequence ATGAATCAATCTCAATTTGAATTAGCCAAACCTATTTTAGAACGTTTGATTCAACATGGATATGAAGCTTATTTTGTCGGTGGCTCAGTGCGAGATTTTATTATGAATCGGCCTATCCATGATGTAGACATTACGACGAATGCGACACCTGATGAAATTGAGGCACTCTTTGAACATACGATTCCCATTGGTAAAGAACATGGCACTATCAATGTCGTATGGGAACACGAAAATTATGAAGTGACAACTTTCCGTGCTGAAGCTGAATATGTGGATCATCGTCGACCGACAGAAGTTTATTTTGTCAGGGATTTATACCAAGATGTGGAACGTCGAGATTTTACGATGAACGCCATAGCGATGGATATCAACTACGAACGTATTGACCATTTTGATGGTGAACGCGATATTGAACAGCGTATCATTCGTACGGTAGGCGATGCAAAGACACGCTTTGACGAAGATGCACTAAGAATATTGCGCGGTTTACGTTTTAAGTCACAGCTCGGATTTACGATTGATAAGACGACATTTGAAGCGATGGCACAGCAAATGGCGGATTTGGAATATTTATCTATTGAACGCATTATGAACGAACTGACATTATTAGTTAAAGGGCGCTATGTTGCGGAAACCTTTCCCAAACTCGAACCATTGCACTTGTGGCGTTACATCCCATATTTCAAAGATGTCGATGTCGCAGCGATAAAATTGAATGCACCGGTCGATATTGAATCGTTTTTAGCCATTCTCAGCTATCGTACAAATTATCAAGCGTTTAAGCCTTTAAAACTGAGTAATGCACAAGTTCGCATCATTCAAACGTTAATATCGGCTATTCAAAGGGCGCAAACCATAGATACTAAAGTGCAGCTCCAACAATTTGTGTACGACTTTGGCATTGAGGTTGCGCTAACAATCAATGAACTGCGACCGATATTAGAAGACAACCAAATCGATTTACCATCACCGATTATCTTTAACAGCGCAAGTCTCCAAGCTGTGTGGGAAGATTTGCCAATTCAATCACGAGAAGATTTAGCCATAGATGGGAAATGGTTAATGCAAGCGTTCCAATTAAAAGGCGGACCGTGGATTAAAGACGTATTACGCCAAGCTGAACATGCTGTGATTCAACGTGAAGTCAACAATCAAACAGAAGCTATCATTGAATGGGTGAGAACACATGTCAAAATATCTTGA
- a CDS encoding helicase C-terminal domain-containing protein produces MAHQPCYAVVDLETTGNQADYDDIIQIGITFVRNNQIIDHYHSMIKTDLTIPTFIQALTSIEEEMLNQAPYFKEVAHEIYAKIKDCIFVAHNVNFDLNFLKRSFKKCHIHYQPKKVIDTLELFKIAFPTEKSYQLTELAESLGIPLTQAHRADEDAYTTARIMILAFEKFEVLPINTKKQLYYLSKQLKYQLDDYFFEQVRLHDATKEMTGLNQFEQIYYLAPPDFEVSHVQFDGDLTALYRTIVDACHYQYREEQLYMAQIVFDQLMHNEKALIEADTGSGKSLAYLVASLMYYIETGEHVMISTNTKMLQNQLLLQDIPKINDALNVSINATLIKSKQDYISLGLISQVLKDETTNYDVNLLKMQLLIWILETRTGDIQELNLRGGQKMYFEQKIETYVPVRKDFHYYNHIRTNASKIQIGITNHAHLLYSSPEHTLYQMFKHCIIDEAHRLPDYAIDCAIHAFGYADIKYQLGLIGKTENEKLLKQIDQLEQQRILQKLDIPPIDVFSIKQDIIEIHDMNEHFFDHIFNQVHEGQLYDDEASKLHYAYDMERDQLIPLLHQYISKINVTLEHFNNMKHKVVKTLRKHLLYIVDQLREIETGLKAGHLFYITLKNVQQKSTIKIHLKDASIKQLLTEKILKQFESISFVSGTLTFNGSFKNYQKWFEEDVHFQTYKITSEHQHNANAHIFVPNDIKRYNYQNQEAYIQTIVEYIARYVTTVDSKCLVLFTSYKMLYNVMDYLNQMSEFDDYVILSQQQSQNYKIVQQFNHFDKAILLGTSTFFEGFDYQAHGIKCVMIAKLPFMNHHAVKPMLLANEFDNVFKDYVLPEAVLRFRQGLGRLLRNENDQGIVVSFDNRLVHSQYRHFFQNTFTHFQQHQGNIKQFGQLLHQMQSQLDQS; encoded by the coding sequence ATGGCGCATCAACCCTGTTATGCTGTTGTCGATCTTGAAACGACAGGCAACCAAGCAGATTATGATGATATTATTCAAATTGGCATTACTTTTGTTCGTAACAATCAAATTATTGACCATTATCACTCAATGATCAAAACCGATTTGACGATTCCGACTTTTATTCAAGCATTGACTTCCATTGAAGAAGAAATGTTAAATCAAGCACCTTATTTTAAAGAAGTCGCACATGAAATTTATGCGAAAATTAAAGATTGTATTTTCGTCGCACATAATGTGAATTTCGACCTTAACTTTTTAAAACGTTCATTCAAAAAATGTCATATTCATTACCAACCGAAAAAAGTCATTGATACATTGGAACTCTTTAAAATTGCATTTCCAACAGAGAAAAGCTATCAACTGACAGAGCTTGCTGAATCATTAGGTATTCCGCTGACACAAGCACACCGCGCAGATGAAGACGCCTATACAACAGCGCGTATTATGATTTTGGCGTTTGAAAAGTTTGAGGTTTTACCGATTAACACAAAGAAACAACTGTATTATTTAAGCAAGCAATTAAAATATCAACTGGACGACTATTTTTTCGAACAAGTCCGTTTACATGATGCGACAAAAGAAATGACTGGATTAAATCAGTTTGAACAAATTTATTATCTCGCTCCACCTGATTTTGAAGTCAGTCACGTTCAGTTTGACGGTGATTTGACCGCTTTGTATCGAACAATCGTTGACGCCTGTCATTACCAATATCGTGAAGAACAGCTTTATATGGCGCAAATTGTGTTTGACCAGCTCATGCATAACGAAAAAGCACTCATTGAAGCTGATACGGGTAGTGGAAAATCATTAGCTTATTTGGTCGCTTCATTAATGTATTATATCGAAACAGGCGAGCACGTCATGATTTCAACGAATACCAAAATGTTACAAAATCAATTGTTATTACAAGATATTCCGAAAATTAATGACGCACTTAATGTATCGATCAATGCGACGTTGATTAAAAGTAAACAAGACTACATTTCTTTAGGTCTTATTAGCCAAGTGTTAAAAGATGAAACGACCAATTATGATGTCAATTTATTAAAAATGCAATTACTCATTTGGATACTAGAAACACGTACGGGTGATATTCAAGAACTGAACTTACGCGGTGGCCAAAAAATGTATTTCGAACAAAAAATCGAAACGTATGTCCCTGTACGTAAAGATTTTCATTATTACAACCATATTCGAACGAATGCATCCAAAATTCAAATAGGGATTACAAACCATGCGCATTTGTTATATTCATCACCTGAACATACACTGTATCAAATGTTCAAACATTGCATTATTGATGAAGCACATCGATTGCCAGATTATGCGATTGATTGTGCCATTCATGCATTCGGTTATGCAGATATTAAATATCAATTAGGGTTAATCGGTAAAACAGAAAATGAAAAACTGTTGAAACAAATCGATCAACTCGAACAGCAGCGTATTTTACAAAAGTTAGATATCCCACCGATTGATGTTTTTAGTATTAAACAAGACATTATTGAAATTCACGATATGAACGAACACTTTTTTGACCATATTTTCAATCAAGTGCATGAAGGTCAGTTATATGATGATGAAGCTTCGAAATTACATTATGCCTATGATATGGAACGCGATCAATTGATTCCGTTGTTACATCAATACATTTCCAAAATTAATGTCACGCTTGAGCATTTCAATAATATGAAACATAAAGTGGTCAAAACGTTGCGTAAACATTTGCTCTATATTGTGGATCAATTGCGAGAAATCGAAACGGGACTGAAAGCTGGGCATTTGTTTTATATTACGTTAAAAAATGTCCAACAAAAGTCGACGATTAAAATTCATCTTAAAGACGCATCCATTAAACAATTGTTAACGGAGAAAATTTTAAAACAGTTCGAATCGATTTCGTTCGTTTCAGGCACATTGACGTTTAATGGCTCCTTTAAAAATTATCAAAAGTGGTTTGAAGAGGATGTGCATTTCCAAACGTACAAGATTACGTCAGAACATCAACATAACGCCAACGCACACATCTTTGTGCCGAATGATATTAAACGTTACAATTATCAAAACCAAGAAGCATATATCCAAACGATTGTGGAATATATTGCCCGTTATGTCACGACTGTAGATAGTAAGTGCCTCGTACTCTTCACGAGCTATAAAATGTTATACAATGTGATGGATTATTTAAATCAAATGTCTGAATTTGACGATTATGTGATTTTGTCACAACAACAAAGTCAAAATTATAAAATCGTGCAACAGTTCAATCATTTTGATAAGGCGATATTACTAGGGACGAGTACATTTTTTGAAGGCTTTGATTATCAGGCGCACGGCATTAAATGTGTCATGATTGCGAAATTACCATTTATGAATCATCATGCCGTCAAACCGATGTTACTGGCCAATGAGTTTGACAATGTCTTTAAAGATTATGTCTTACCTGAAGCTGTACTGAGATTTAGACAAGGATTAGGGCGCCTGTTGAGAAATGAAAATGATCAAGGGATTGTCGTTTCTTTTGATAATCGTTTAGTGCACAGTCAATATCGTCACTTTTTCCAAAATACGTTCACACATTTTCAACAACATCAAGGCAACATCAAACAGTTTGGACAATTGCTCCATCAAATGCAATCTCAACTCGATCAATCATGA
- the nth gene encoding endonuclease III — MISKKKALEMIDVIDQMFPDAQCELVHENPFELTIAVLLSAQCTDNTVNRVTKDLFQKYHTPEDYLAVDLEELQQDIRSIGLYRNKAKNIQKLSQSLLDQYDGTVPHTHEQLEGLAGVGRKTANVVMSVAFGEPALAVDTHVERVSKRLGICRWKDSVTEVERRLTSIIPRERWTKSHHQLIFFGRYHCLAKKPKCGGCPLFEDCREGQKRYRASLKKVAGASS, encoded by the coding sequence TTGATAAGTAAAAAGAAAGCACTTGAAATGATTGATGTCATTGATCAAATGTTTCCGGATGCACAGTGCGAACTTGTACATGAAAATCCATTCGAATTAACGATTGCTGTATTACTCTCAGCACAATGTACCGACAATACGGTGAACCGTGTGACCAAGGACTTATTTCAGAAGTATCACACGCCGGAAGACTATTTAGCTGTAGATTTAGAAGAGTTACAACAAGATATTCGTTCAATCGGACTCTATCGAAATAAGGCAAAAAATATTCAAAAGCTATCGCAATCTTTACTCGATCAATATGACGGCACCGTGCCACATACGCATGAACAACTAGAAGGATTAGCTGGTGTAGGGCGAAAAACAGCCAATGTCGTCATGAGTGTAGCGTTTGGGGAACCTGCACTCGCTGTTGATACACATGTTGAACGTGTGTCAAAACGTTTAGGCATTTGTCGTTGGAAAGATAGTGTGACAGAAGTAGAACGTCGACTCACTTCAATCATACCGAGAGAACGTTGGACGAAAAGTCATCATCAACTGATCTTTTTCGGTCGTTATCACTGTTTAGCGAAAAAACCAAAGTGCGGTGGCTGTCCATTGTTTGAAGATTGTCGTGAAGGCCAAAAACGTTATCGTGCATCATTGAAAAAAGTGGCAGGTGCATCATCATGA